A window of Ictidomys tridecemlineatus isolate mIctTri1 chromosome 15, mIctTri1.hap1, whole genome shotgun sequence contains these coding sequences:
- the LOC144370693 gene encoding sialic acid-binding Ig-like lectin 13, translated as MSPKGKDVNREGGDGVFHLCPRGCRVVVGAALQGRRPPWYRRADVPPLEGHLPSLSPSCGAPPCLVAINFTERSSGEQTFPVAPADMLLLLLLLLPLLRGCGRVEGQGSYALPGYTLQVPREVTVQEGLCVHVPCQFFYPWSSWTNWNPVHGYWFRRRDRKEDALVATDDSGHKVQEETQSRFQLLGDPTTHNCSLSIRDARKTDTGSYYFRVERDHLRYSYLYDMVSVRVTALTHTPDILVPGTLESGRPSNLTCSVPWACEQGTPPTFSWEGPSVSSLGPNVTHSSVLTLTPRPQDHGTNLTCQVTLPGARVTRTKTVHLNISYSPQNLSVTVSLGAGPESTTLGNGSSLSILEGQSVRLLCVVDSRPPARLSWSWGNLTQYPLQTVDPGVLELSAEHLRGGGEFTCHAQNPLGSQHISLSLSPQRRRSGPMAQVVLVAIGEVAVKILLLGLCLILLRVRSPRKRAARPAMGEELGNPVTR; from the exons ATGTCACCCAAGGGGAAGGATGTcaacagggagggaggagatggggTGTTCCATCTCTGTCCTCGGGgctgcagggtggtggtgggggctgcTCTCCAAGGGCGGAGGCCACCCTGGTACAGGCGGGCTGATGTTCCTCCTCTAGAAGGTCACCTTCCCTCCTTGTCCCCTTCCTGTGGGGCTCCTCCCTGTCTTGTAGCCATTAACTTTACAGAGAGGAGCTCTGGGGAGCAGACTTTCCCTGTGGCCCCGGCCgacatgctgctgctgctgctgctgctgctgcctctgcTGCGGGGCTGTGGGCGGGTGGAGGGCCAGGGGAGTTATGCCCTGCCAGGTTACACCCTGCAGGTGCCCAGGGAGGTGACAGTGCAGGAGGGCCTGTGTGTCCATGTGCCCTGCCAATTCTTCTACCCCTGGAGCAGCTGGACTAACTGGAATCCAGTTCATGGCTACTGGTTCCGGCGACGGGACAGGAAAGAGGATGCTCTAGTGGCCACCGACGACTCTGGCCACAAAGTGCAGGAGGAGACCCAGAGCAGGTTCCAGCTCCTTGGGGACCCAACAACCCACAACTGTTCCCTGAGCATCAGAGACGCCAGGAAGACGGACACGGGGTCCTACTATTTTCGGGTGGAGAGAGATCACTTGAGATACAGTTACCTATATGACATGGTCTCAGTGCGTGTGACAG CCCTGACCCACACCCCTGACATCCTCGTCCCTGGGACCCTGGAGTCTGGCCGTCCCAGCAACCTGACCTGCTCTGTGCCCTGGGCCTGTGAGCAGGGGACACCCCCCACCTTCTCCTGGGAAGGGCCTTCTGTGTCCTCCCTGGGCCCCAACGTCACCCACTCCTCGGTGCTCACCCTCACCCCGCGGCCCCAGGACCATGGCACCAACCTCACCTGCCAGGTGACCCTGCCTGGGGCCCGTGTGACCAGGACAAAGACTGTCCACCTGAACATCTCAT ACTCTCCACAGAACCTGAGTGTAACTGTGTCCCTAGGAGCTGGCCCAG AATCTACAACCCTGGGGAATGGCTCATCTCTTTCCATCCTGGAGGGTCAATCTGTGCGTCTGCTCTGTGTCGTCGACAGCCGTCCCCCTGCCAGGCTGAGCTGGTCCTGGGGGAACCTGACTCAGTATCCCTTGCAGACCGTGGACCCTGGGGTGCTGGAGCTGTCTGCAGAGCACCTCAGGGGTGGAGGGGAATTCACCTGCCATGCGCAGAACCCTCTGGGCTCCCAGCACATCTCCCTGAGCCTGTCACCGCAGA GGAGGAGGTCAGGGCCCATGGCCCAGGTGGTCCTGGTGGCCATTGGGGAGGTGGCTGTCAAGATCCTGCTCCTCGGCCTCTGCCTCATCTTGCTCAG AGTGAGGTCCCCCAGGAAGAGGGCAGCTAGGCCAGCAATGGGCGAGGAGCTTGGAAACCCTGTCACCCGATAG